CACCGGGTCGGGGATCTCCAGCTCCCGCGGGTCCGGCAGCCCAAAGCGGATCACCCGCAGCACCGCCGCCAGGGTGCCCCGCTGGTGCAGCACGCTTGCCCGGAACCGCCCAAACCCCGGCATCGCAAAGGAAAAGTCGTCGTCGCCGGCCTCCACACTGTGGGCCCTGCGGCCGCACAGCGCATACAGCGCCGCCACGGCTCCCTGGGTGTCGTCCGGTTTCAGGGCTTCGCCCTCCCGGCGCTGCCGCCCATTCACCTTATATGTCACAGGCAGCCCCGCAATGATAAAAATATCCGAGGCCTCCAGCTCCAGCGCGCGCTTTAAGATCACAGTGATATCCACGTTTTCTTCCTCCTCATTCCCCGGGGCCTTCCCACACATCCAGCCGTTCCTCCGGCTGCCAGGGGCGTTCCAGCTGCCAGCGGGTCACCCGCCAGCCTCCATCCTCCAGCGCCACCGCCGCGTGCAGCACACCCGCCTCGCCGCAGTCAAGGTCGGCGCGGATCGTGCTCCCCTCGCGCCGGGCATCGCCGGGCAACCCCTGCTCCCGGGCCGGGTCGGCCAGCAGGGCGGCGTCCAGGGCCGCCAGCCACTGTTGGCCCGCATTGTCCGCCGCGGCGGTCCGGGTCAGCTGCGCCGCGCCCCGGCGCGCCAGCACCAGGTCGGCCCGGGCCGTAACCAGCGCAAGCACGGCCAGCACCGCCAGGCACAAGGCGGTCACGGTAAGCAGCAGCGTCAGCGCGCCGGTGCGCAGCGGCGCGCGTTCTGTGCGCTCCATGGCCGGCCCCCTTTCGTTTTTCATCCCGCCTGGGCGGCGGGCAGATATTTCTGCACGGTCAGCGTGTAAACGGGCTCTTTGCCCTCCTGTGTGCACACCTCAATGGTCAGTTCGGCAAGCCGCCCCGCCCCGGCGGGCGTTTCGCCCCGCCGCAGCGCCAGGGCATAGGCTCCGCCCTGCCGCGCGCCGCCGTTTTCGTCCACCGGCAGCACAGCCTGGTCCTCCTGCCAGCAAAGGCCGTCCCCGCCCGCGATCAGCGCGCCAAATTCCTGCCAGCCCCCGCTGGCCGCAAAGGCTTCCGACACATTGCGGGCGATCTGCGTGGCCTGGGTCAGCCGCTGCGCCGCCAGGCTCTGGCGCCGCGCCCCCGCAAACAGCTGGGCCAGCACGGCCAGCACCCCCAGCAAAAACAGCACCAGCAAAAGGGTTTCCAGGTAAAACGCCCGGCTCTTGCTCCGCCTCATGCCGCGCGCCTCCCTTCCCCGCTGCGCAGCGCGATCAGGGCATCGCCCTGCCCGGTCTCAATGCGCAGCAGCCCCGGGGCCGCAAATTCCGGCTCAAAACGGCTGCTCTGCGCCACCAGCTGCGCCTGTTCCGGCGCAAAAGCGCTGCCTGCAGGGGCGTAATCCTCCACGAGCCACCCCTCGTAAAGATAGATGCGCAGCTCGTAGCCCCCCTCTTCCGGGGCCTCTGCCAGCATCAGCACCGGGCCCTGCGGCCCCTCCTCCAGGCGCACCGCGCCCTCCCGGTCGGCCGCCCGCACCCGGGTAGTCAGGTATCCGGCGGCCGTGCGGGCCGCCCCGTTTTCCTGCTGGCTGCGGGCAAGCCTCTCATACAGCCCGCCCCCCAGCACCACCAGCGCCAAAATGCAGCCCAGCAGCAGCGCAAAAAGCGCCAGGGCAAACCCGGCCCCCGGCCCTTCTTTCTGTTTTTTCAAGCGCTTTCCCCCCTGCCGCACAAATTCAGCCGCCCTTTTGCAGCACCGTCACGTCCGGCAAAAGGTTCGGCGCGAACGCCTCGTAGGTAACAATGTAGCGGCTGCGGTCCACCTGCAGCCCATAATTCTCTTCCAGGTAGGCAAGGCTGGGCGGATACGCCCCTTCCAGCGCATAGCACTGCACCGCCCGCTCCAGCACGGTCGCCCGCAGCGCCCCGGCCCCCTTGGCCGCCAGGTCCTTTTCCAGCCGCCCGGCCCCCCATGCGCCCGCCGCGGCCAGCGCCGCCGCCAGCAGCAGGCCGGCCGCGGCCAGGGCGAACCTGCGCCTCAGCGTCCGGGGCGTTTTCCCGTGATACATCTGAAAAACCGCCCCCTATCCAATGCCTCCCAAAATCCCGATGAGCGGCAGCATGGCCGCCAGCAGGGTCACCCCCACCGCCACGGTCAAAAAGCCGGCCAGCGCCGGTTCAATGCAGTCGATCAGCCGGTCCACCTGTTCGTCCGCATCCCGGCTGAACAGCTCCGCCAGCCGGCCCAGCGTTTTTTCCAGGCTGCCGGCGCGGGCGCCGCCCAGCAGCATGCGGGCGTACAGGGGCTCAAACAGCTTTTCCGCGCCCACCGCGCCCGCCAGGCCCTCGCCCTGCTCCATGCGGGCCGCACAGGCCCGTATTCCGTCCGAGAGGCCCTTGTGCCCGGTCATGCCCGCCGCCCCGGCAAGGGCTGTGTCCGCGTCCAGGCCGCTGGCGGTAAAAATGTACAGGCCGGTGGTAAAGCGTGCCACCGCAAGCTGCCGCGCCGCCCGCGCGGTCAGGGGGCAGCGCTCAAAGGCCGCCGCCAAAACCGCCCGCCCGCGCCCTCCGCGCGCCGCAAGGGCCGTCAGCGCCACCAGCGCCGCCAGCAAAAGGGTCAGGGCCAGGGCCGCCCAGCCCACCCCATAGGCCAGCCGCAGGTAGGCGTAGGCCGAGGCGCTCACCTCGCCTGCAAAGCTCTGGTAAACCCCGTTGAACACGGGCAGCACCTTTGCCACCAGCACCGCCAGAATCGCCGCCGTCAGCCCCAGCAGGATCACCGGGTACACCACGGCGCTGCGCAGCTTTTGCCGCAGGCGGTACTGGTTGTCATAGTGGCGGGCAAGGCCCTCCAGCACCTGCTCGGTGCGGCCTGCCGCCTCGCCTGCCGCCACCATGCGCGCCGCGTAGGCGGGGAACGCCCCGCTGGCCTGCACGGCCCCGGCCAGGCCCTCGCCTGCTAAAAGCCGCTGCTGCACTGCCTGGGCCGCAGCCTGCACCGGGCCCGCGGTCTCGCCTTCGCCCAGCAGCCCCACCGCCTCGTCGGCCGGGGTGCCCGCAGCCAGCAGCATGGCAAGGCTCTCGCAGAACGCGCTCACTTCCAGGCTGCCCAGCTCTTTTTTTGCCATCAGGCCATCCCCTCTCGTTTGCAATTCAATAGGTGTACCGGTCGGTGTAGGCGGTCCCATCGCCCACCAGCCCGCTGTCTGCGCCGCCCGCCGCAAAGGTGATGTCGATGCGGTCCCACTGGCCGGCCGCCAGCTCAATGGCAACGGTCACCCAGCCGGTGTTCTGCAGATACACCATGTTCCAGGCGTGATACGCGCCCGTGGGCGAAACATAGCCCGTGATCTCCTTTGTCGGGATTCCCTGGCTGCGCAGCATGGCGGCAGCCAGGGCCGCATAGTCAAAACAGATGCCTTCCCCCCCCGCCAGGGTTTCGTCCGGGTCGGGCAGGTAGCCGCTCTCCACCACCGCCGCCTTTTCCTTGTCGTAACGGATGGCGTCCTTCAGGTAGTTGTAAATGCGGCTCACGACCTCCACATCGCTGGCCGCGCCCCCGGCCAGCTCCGCCGCCTTTTTCACACAGGCCGAATCCGGGCCGTAGTTTACCAGCTGGCTGGGGCGCACAAAGGGCTCGAACTCGCTGGCCAGCGCCACGGTTTCGGTGCGGCCGTACAGCCGGGCATATTTGCCGTTGGGGTTCTGCCGCCACA
This window of the Oscillospiraceae bacterium genome carries:
- the gspF gene encoding type II secretion system protein GspF; the protein is MAKKELGSLEVSAFCESLAMLLAAGTPADEAVGLLGEGETAGPVQAAAQAVQQRLLAGEGLAGAVQASGAFPAYAARMVAAGEAAGRTEQVLEGLARHYDNQYRLRQKLRSAVVYPVILLGLTAAILAVLVAKVLPVFNGVYQSFAGEVSASAYAYLRLAYGVGWAALALTLLLAALVALTALAARGGRGRAVLAAAFERCPLTARAARQLAVARFTTGLYIFTASGLDADTALAGAAGMTGHKGLSDGIRACAARMEQGEGLAGAVGAEKLFEPLYARMLLGGARAGSLEKTLGRLAELFSRDADEQVDRLIDCIEPALAGFLTVAVGVTLLAAMLPLIGILGGIG